The following proteins are encoded in a genomic region of Roseinatronobacter sp. S2:
- a CDS encoding Panacea domain-containing protein, with amino-acid sequence MSAYDPRAIANLMLDEAERHGIRISNLALQKLLYFAHGIYLTQNKRPLVSGYFEAWQYGPVHPAVYRAFKGAGSDSIAMRAVAKDPLTGKARDLPLPTDKDVRGLIAEVVLRYGRLSPGRLVDLSHAKGSPWDAVVNKARTEVAFGMRIPDTVISERFRHHKVSVDATPRAGEPPSDDTPFA; translated from the coding sequence ATGAGTGCGTATGATCCAAGGGCAATCGCGAACCTGATGCTTGATGAGGCTGAGCGGCACGGCATCAGGATATCGAACCTTGCCCTGCAAAAGCTGCTCTACTTCGCTCATGGCATCTATTTGACTCAGAACAAGCGCCCGCTTGTATCAGGCTACTTTGAGGCTTGGCAGTATGGTCCTGTCCACCCGGCTGTCTATCGAGCCTTCAAGGGGGCGGGATCAGATTCCATTGCAATGCGCGCCGTCGCGAAGGACCCGTTGACGGGAAAGGCGCGCGACCTGCCATTGCCGACAGACAAAGATGTAAGGGGCCTGATTGCCGAGGTGGTCTTGCGCTACGGCAGGTTGTCACCTGGACGCCTTGTTGACCTGTCCCACGCGAAAGGCTCTCCGTGGGATGCGGTGGTAAACAAAGCAAGAACAGAGGTTGCTTTTGGGATGCGAATACCGGATACTGTGATCTCGGAGCGATTCCGACACCACAAGGTGTCCGTGGACGCTACCCCTCGTGCCGGAGAACCGCCTAGTGACGATACGCCCTTTGCCTGA